ccgcccccgcggctcttggccatggcggcggcgcggCTCAGCGGCGGCCCGGCCGCTCCTCCATGCCGCGGCCACGGCGGCGGCCACGCCCCCTCTTCCCGACCACGCCCCCGCGCCGCCACGCTATTGGGCGGGAGTGGACCTCCTGCCAATCAGATGAGCGGAGAGCGGCGGGGAACCCGCCCGGCGCGGGAGGGGATTGGTCAAGCGGCCGGGAGGGAGCTGTCTGTCAGGGCTTGACCCTGCCCACGGCAGTGCcagcgagggggcggggctacGTGAGCCGAGGGGCGGGGCCAGGACCGGCGGTGGGACTGGGACCGGGCTGAGCCCACTGGGGAGGCACTGGGGCTGTACTGGGATCGCACCGAGGGGTCCCTGTGATGGCACTGGGATCGCACCGAGGGGTCCCTGTGATGGCACTGGGGCTGTACCGGGAAGGCCCTGTGATGGCACTGGGACTCCAGGCTGGCTGGACGTGTACATACTGGGACTGCAGGAGGGCAATGCTAGGACAGCACTGGAGCTGAACTGGGCACATACTGGGACGGGGCAGTGGGAGGATCCGTTCCCCCTTGGGAATGTTGCTCCTTGGCAAGGGCAGTAACCCCAAGCCCAGGgaccccagcccctcccccacaAGCACCCCGCTGTCACCCAGGTTCCACCCAGCCTTCAGCCCAGACTGGTCCAACTGGTACAAAGTGCAGAAGGATGGACGAGGCTCTGGGTGACGGCAGGGGACCCGCTGGGACCTGCCCGGGGTGAATCCCGCTgggctccatccctcctccagccGCTTCCCACCGCTCCCAGGCTCCCTCTCCAGAGCTGCCGGGTACCAAAAGGACCCAAAACTCACTCAATTCAGCACCAACTCAACCCTTTTCCAGATTTTTCCGGCAGCTCCGGCCCTGCGGGTCCTCCCCGCTGCAGGGGAAGGCTCCGGCAGCGGCAGTTTTGTGCTGGATACAGACATTTATCCCTAATATTTAGATGGAAAGGGGCGGACGAGGCTCCACACGAGGTATTTCTGGCGGGTTTCCTTTCTGGCTCAGCCCCGACAGAAGGGGTTGGGGTATAAATGCCCCCCCCAGCGCTCAGCCAGGGATTGAGGGGGAcactggtgggactggggggcTCCGGGGAGGCTCCCCGCACTGAGCACAGCTGGAGAGGAACAACTGGCTGATCTTAAGCCCAGTCCCATCACGTTTGGGCCCCGCACCGGATGCAAAACCATGACTTCTCCATTTcagagctgattaaaaaaaaaaaaaaaaaaaacaccaaaaaaccaacaaactgcCAAGAAAGTTCTGGAAAACACCACTCGgtgcctggttttgttttctccaagactgtagaatcatagaagggtttggatggggagggacctttaaaggtcacctcaTCCAACGCCCCTGCCACAAGCTGGGACATCTCCAACAAGATCCGGTTGTACCAATCAtctactttttaaaagcaaaagggaagtCGTTCTGGCACCCTCCCCGCAGGGAACCGTCCTCCcaaacagcagcagggacaggtgacaCGTGGGCACatctggcagaggcagcagctggccACCGTGGCCGAGAGGGACCACCGGCCACCTGGGCTGGGCCAGCGCCAGCCACCTTCCCTCTGCCacaagggaggggggaggatgcCGGCTCTTCCCTCCCACTCCATCCCTCTCTCCGTAAACAGGATGTTCCCGTAATGCCTGACcaccgctaaaaaaaaaaaaaatatatattatattaataaatcCATGGCTTTGGGCTgccccaaaagaaaaacagaaggacCCAAATCACAGACACCCACCTCTCCCTCGGCACCCACATCTCTGTCCATGGACTTCGCTCTGAGCAAGGGAACAggaataatcaaaaaaaaaaaatcaaacaaaccccTTTTCTTGAAGCCTTTCCTAGAAAATTAACAGGATTTCCTATAGTAAATGGCTTCAATCACAAAATCCCAACGTATCTCCCCGCCACCTGAGTGCTCCGAAGCCAGGTCCAGCTCCACCAAAAACCACTCtcaaaacaggaggaagaggagccggGGCAGACAATCCCGCACGGAGCCGCCTGTTTATTAAACAACTCTCAGGCTGTACAGGAGCAGCACGAAGCCCTTCAGCGCAGGGACCCAGAGCTCCGTTATCGCCGGGAACAGCCCCGGAGGCTCACGGGGAGGGTAAATTTCCAAGTCAGGGTCAGGGCGAGAGGCTCTTGCGGATAGATCAGAGAAAGAACAAGGGGCTTAATAAGTAAGTTTTCAATTAAAACAGGTTAAAGGAAGCAGCAAGCACTGCAGCCAGCCAGACGATGGTCTTGGTCAGTGTAAATCCCTCAAAGATGGATCTAAACTAAGCCGGGCATGACCTCCATGTCACTTCCCCAGGGAATTTGAGGGAGCCAGCATTCGAGCAAAGCACGGATCACTAACACACTGCTGCGATTACGCACTAGGACACTACATTTACACATTTCAGGGCTCTACCaactccccccctcccaccagcCACGGGGTTCAGAGTCCCTCTTGTCAAATCGGAGCAGGCAGGCGGTGGCAGTAGTCCCTAAAAGGCTGGAGGATTCGAAGGGTTGGGGTCACACAAGTGGCAACGCAGCCATGTCCCGTCTCCGGGCTCCACGGCTCCTACTTCTTCCTGCCGCCTCTTTCTTTGAGGGCCAGGTGAATGAGAGAGCCGCTTGTCATGTTGTAATACGCCAGGGAGTTAGAATCCTTGATGAAGATGccctgaggggaggaaaaaaggaaaaaccaaacccagtCAGAGCAGAAATCTTAGTGCTCCCTTCCCACAGGTGGGAACACCGATGGCGCCCTCCTGGCCCTGCTCTCAGAACAGGGGGACAACAGAATGCTGCTGGCTTTGAAAAACCCCAGAGATCCCAGTGTCTCAGAAGGCGGGCACTGGAGGAGCTGGgtatttattttcccttaaaaaaaaataaaaaaaaaaaaatcagtgaagctTCCTTTCTCGCTAAGGGTTAACACATTATCTGCCCGCAGATGAGCTCCGAGGAGGTAAGTGCCCAAAGTTCACTGCTtaggcagcaggttctgcctctGCACACGCATGACTGGGAACAAGTTATTAAAAAGGAACGGTGCCTTTTTAACAGCTCCAGTctcacaaggaagagagagagatccCTTCCCTTCTGTGTTTTGGATTCAAGGTACTCTCGCCCATCTTCCAGAGCACACGTGACACATGGCTACTGCATTTCCACATCAAAACCCCCTGATAAAATAATAGGCCGATTTCAGAGAAAGCCATGAAGCTGAGAGGACTCATCTGCAGCAGTGACAACATGAAGATCCACTGATGCCACCTATTAAAGGCCTGTCCTGCTGTAACAGCGTGCTGTTCTGTACCCAAGAGTGATGTACAGACAGGATAAACAtcccccctgctcctcccagtACCTCAGTAGGTACCTCACAACTTCTTCTTGTATAAAGTCAGTTTGGGTGTGAGAAAGCCCTGAAGCAATGAAGATGATGTGAAGGGCTTATACCCACCTCATACTGCAGCTTCTGTTTCCCAGCCGGCATCCCCGTGGCCTCGTGGATCTTAACCTTTATAACAGACACCTAAGGAGAAGCAAAAAGCTTGCTCAGGGCATTTTTCCCCACCGTACAGATGGGCAGcactgctcccccagccccgctgcgcAAGAGGCCGCAGTGTGGGGACATCCAGAGTTTTACAGCTCCTGCCACGCAGGTCAACTGCTGTTCACAAAGGGAAGAAACTCAGCAGCAAAACAAGGGCAAGAGGCAAGGTTAATGAGCTACATGCCTGGTCCGAGAGCGGCAGGGTGAACACCAACACTTGGCCGTTTAGCTTCCATTCCGTCTTGTCCTGCATGTTGGGAACCTGGACTTTGACCGTGACCGGACCCTAGAGGAAACAAAGATAACGTCTCTTACAGGCAAGGAGACTCAGGACTGTGATAAGAGAGCGGCAGACAAATTATTTATAAACACACAGCGGCAGACAagttatttatttccaaaactaGCCATGTATCTCAGCTTCTCAGTCAACACACAGAAATGTATTTCCATCAACACTGAGAAAGTCGTTTCACTGctaccaaaataaaacatttagatGGATTTCTCTTATTAGTCCCTCCTTTGTGCGTGCCGCTCACCAAGCACCACACGCATTCACAGTATTCCAGAGTGGACATACGAAGCATTAAAGGGGAGACAGCTCTGTGCAGACGGCCAGGAAAACCGTACAGCCTTAAAGGACTGAAAACTCAACGCACTGATGGCACTCCTCGGGAAGGAATTCAATCTAACACTGAGTTCATGCTGTTACGGAATGTCCCACATCACCATACCATCCCGCTGACACCGATATATTAAATCTCCTTGCCTCTCCAGCTTAGCAGTCCTCTGCTTAAAAGCTTATTAGCAGCATTAGTTCTTCTTTACAGTACTATAAACCCACCTCTCGCTGCCCTTAATTACAGCAGACTTACTCTGCGTCTGCATGCAGTGCTGTGTTGCTCTTTCCAGTAAAATATAAACCAGTTCAGTTTGCTCAGGAATGGGAGTGGGAAGGAGCCACCTCGGAGTGACTCTCTTGCGAAGTTCTCCTGCCCATCAGCTCCCCTTGGGGGAGGGAGCTGGTGTGACACCCGGCCCAGTGGCATCAGGGCCCTGGGTGCTTCTCAACAAGCCACCAGCCCCACACGTACCTTGTTCCTGCGCAGAAACTCCTCCTCGGGGATCAGGCTGTCTTCGCTCTTCAGTTTCTTTGAGACTGGCTCGTCCTCCATGGGTGGCGGGGGGTGGACAGGAGGCATGGGTGCCGGGGAGGGAACCGGAGCCACGGGAGGTGCAGGAACGAACGCTGAAAGGGAACGGGGAGACACAACACAACCTGCAGTCACCCAGCGAGTAAATAGCAGGCACTCCCTCACACAACAACTCTTTTAGCAGACCAGTAAGGGCTGAAAATAAATGCCATGATACATGGAGGAAGTTACCACAACCAACAGCAAGATGCAAACTTCAAACGGTAGGAGATCTTTTATATTGGGAAACAGTCCAGGAAAAGACAAGTGGCACAAGAGCTTCCTGCagatcttataaaaaaaaaaagaaagtgctctCAGTTTGGCACGCAGTGGTGCCAGCACCTCcattgaaaatggaaaaagaaagggaagaattgTTTTTTACATCGTGCTTTCCAACTTAAAAGCACCCAATACTATGAAGCCGCTACAAGGAAAGGGGCCAGACAACAGCTTTTCCTCCCACAGCCGCAAGTTCTGTAACAAGCTGTAACAGCCAGTGAGGTGCTGGTGGCTCTTCTTCGCTCTGGTCCTTCCTGGAAAGCAGTGTGGATTCTAAATCGTCACCTGGGCAGGCTCCCGGGGACACAGACATAGCATGGGTGAGACAGAATTCTAtttcctgctgcaggaggagtTCTGAGCCCAAAAGCCATACTGTATTGCTAGGTTAAGTGCTATCGAACACCCCAATGATGGGACTTCGGGTCTGCAATCCCAGTTACACACAAGGCACAAAAGGCAAAGAGGATCAAAAGCTCAAGCCCCATTTATACAGGACTTAGCAGACAATTAACATGAAAGAGGGTAAGTTACTGACCTGTGGGTACTATCATGGGAGGCGGGCGAGGGGTCATGATGGGGGGAGCAGAGGGCGGCATGGGGACCACGTTGATGCGCGGGGTATGGATTATTGGTGGCATGGGGGTGGCTATGACCGATCCCGGAGGCAAACGGACCACGGATGTCATCGGGGGACGAGGCATGACCGGAACTGCGGAAACAACAGCGGCACGGACGGGAGGGGGCATCTGGAGAGAGAAGGTAATTTTTCTCAGCAAGTACATTGAGGTGCTGTTCACAATCTTGATTAAAGTAACCAGGAAAACACACCACGGGGCTCTGCTGGCTAAAGACTCGCTGGGAACCGTCGGGAGCCCACCGTATGGCCAGCCCAAGCTGCCTGTAAACAGGCACAGAAGCCTCATTAACAGATTAAAGGGCTTTTCCTTCCCTCACCACTTAGCAATCTTGGAAAAGGAGCTATTTcaaagaaaggcagcagagcccctggggcAGGAACACTGGGCAGTGAGTCACCCGTGAACGTTTCTTACCTGCAGCTACTTTTGTTCTGCATCATGCCTTTTACACCTAATAAAAGGCCCCCACCCATTCCTTTGTTAGCCGTACCTTCCTCCAAGATCTCACTGCCCAGGTTCTTCCTCTGCCCAGCTGATCAAGTCTTTTTGGTACCTCTAAGGACAGAAAAAACTCCACCTATGTCTTATTTTCGATTTTTAACAGCAAGTTCAATAGGGTTCCTCTGATGTGGCCACACGACTCTTGCACCATAAACTTCACACAAAAATCTGCTTCTAGGCCAGTGCCCTGCTGCTATAACCCTTGAACTTGATCAGGAGTCCCTTCTATTTAACTACAGTCACAGCAATTTGCTTTTGGAAGCCCAGACACTCACTGTGGGTGGACGAGGGACAGATGTGATAGGCTGAGCACTCGCAGGGGGATTTGATGCCGAGGAAGGAGGTGGTGGCTGAGGCATTTCATTGGGTTTGCTGGGTCCAATCTTCTCCTTGCTGTCATCTTCTGGCACCAGTCCCTTGGCCTTATGGATAGCTTCAATTTGCTCTTGGAGAGTAATATTGGCCTGAGCAGCCTGTTGTGTGCGGGCCATGCTGCCTGAGTGGCCATCCCAGGTCACCTGAGAggataaaataaatcagaataactccagcctgtccagactgCAATGTGAGCTGCAAATAAATCAAGAGAGCAGCTTTACAGGAAGAACAAAGTTCAAAAGACTCCTGTCTCTCTGAGCATTCATAATATTACAGGagcctgtttaaaaaaacaaaaacaaaccaaaaaccaaacacaaaacagttTCCACGCTACCTTTTCCTCCGGTTTCTGGATTTCTTCTTCACCGATCTTTTTACCAATGGCAGTCTCTTCTACACCAAAGATATCAGTACGGcgctctgccagctgcttcaAGCTGCTTTCAATATCCAAACCTGCaagcaaaaagagaaattctTATCTCAAAGTCCAACATGATCAAGGCCCTGTTAACTATCTCTAAACTGTTTGGTACGTAATGGCCAAGTGCTGCTCTTTCTAAAAAGAGACTGCAACTGATGGCTGGTCAACAGCAGCTGATGTTCTTTGCCTTTAACTTTCTAGAAAGGCTTCAATGTACTTATGACAAGTGTATCCATGCAACCAGTACACTAAGGACATCGTACAGAAAGCTACATTTAAGATGGTCCTTATCGGTGGGACCTGGGGGAGTGAGGGGGAGTGCTTGGAGTTCACAGAACTCATCCAGAAACTGGTTTTTGCAAGCTACGTCAGATGCTCGAGCTGACCTGGGGCATAGACCTCATCATCGCTCTGCTTTTCACGGATGGATCGATCCCGCTGCTCCAGCCATCGAGGATCCAGGAGACCAATGCGCATGTGTTCTTGCATTTTACTGGCAGGAATTTTCTCTCCCGTGATGGGGGAAACAAGATACTCATCTGGAGCTGGGGCGGGTGGTAATGGTTTTGAggctagaaaaagaaaaccacagttAAGAACACATTGGAGGATGCAGCCTAGAAATAAATGCTTTTGGTGATTATTCAGGAAGAAATAAAGTTATTCTTCACCAGCCTGATTTACCTTTGGGATCGTAATCTTTCCGCACAATGACCTGATCTGGTGTGGGAGGAAGAGGTGGTGGCATCGGGgtttctggaggaggaggaacctTCTgaccttcatcttcatcatctgaacccttattaaaaaataaataaataaaataatcataacCAGGTTCCAGCAGACAAATATCCTCACACAAGATTTGAGAAAGGCATAAGAATCCTATGCAGCGCTGGAAGAACTGATTATGCAGCTTCGAAGCAACGGAGCTATTTTGCCTCTGGACATCTGTAATAGAGTGGTTCCTCTGGATAATTATGGCTCAGAAATTCAGCGGACCCAGAAGAGGAAGCACGTACTCCCAAGCTTCCACATTACCACAGCGCGGCAAGCAGGGGCTTACGGTTAACCACGCTCTTGTTCCTCGTTATCAGAAAAAGAGCTTACAAAGAGTGGGCAGAGGAAGAGTCTAAAATGAGTCATCTTTTATAGTGTTCCACACTGTGCAGAAGAAAGTCCAAAAGGCTTGATGACAGAAATGTAAAATCCACACATTAGATGACAAAATTACTGAATTTCTCTGTTGGAAATTGTATTGTcatggaaaacattaaaaataccatatttcagaagaaataggTTTTGAAATTCCATCAGAAAGAAATCTCATTTCCTCAAGAAACTGAGGAACAGCTtagagtgaaaatgaaaagaatcaCAAATCACACAAACATTATGAAACAAAAGCAATGCTGATTGTGTTGGCCAGTTACCTCGTCCATATCCTGCACTTGTGTGTCCTGatccagctgggctgggggctcATCTGtcttctcttgcttttcatcTTCCTCGTCTGACTCCACCTCCATCTCTACCTCCTCACTTTCCCCAAACTTCTCATAACGCTCCTGGATCAGGATTCGAGCTCCCAACTCTTCTGGAGTGGTGGGAGGAGGGAAATTCcctaaaacagagaaaagagagcTTCTGTTTCTTTATCCCATTCCGTTGTTCAACACACAAATACCAGTTTCTTCAATGAAAAGCAGTTTCTTTACAAAGCAGTGGCATCAAAATCTCCTGGGAGCCAAGGAATATAGAAGGGAACGGATGGAGTCTGTACAGACCAACATCAGCGTGACACGTGAAGGTAGTTAGGGGTGAAAGCACCAACTAGAAAGTGGGACAAGTTCTGCTGCCCTGGTGGGAAAAAAAGTGGACACTAGTGCAGTCCTGGAGTTTCTGCAAGGAGAATATTATCAattccagaaaagcagcagccctGCATACTCTCACTGGGAGGCTTTCCCCTTAACCTTTGAAGGATATGCAGCTGTAAAACCCAAGGTCTGTCAAAAATGGCATTTCAGGACACGGTGTCTACTCAAAAGGAGCAGTTTCATAGAGGTTACAACACTTCAGTACCTTGCTCATTGGGTTGAAAGTCAACTGTTTCCACCACCACGAAGTCATGCCAATCAATCTGGGCATAGGCAACAcgctccttttccttctcctcctcttccttctttctctctcgcTCCTGGAACTTTGCCCACTCCACTCTGTAATACACCTGCACAAGCAGACGCAGAGCAAGCACCAACCGTCAGTCAAGAAACACACCACAGTCATCTCTACAGCATCTGGAAGTTTACTCTACCAGCCCTTTCAGGGCACTTAGACAAGCCCTACTTCAGAGGTCTGGCatgacaatgaaatatttttattccatttagaAACTATGGGTTTGCTTGTTGAGGAAGGTACTGTACCAGCTTTGTAAAGCTGTTTTCTGAGGCTGGACCTGCAGACTTCTTGAGCCAAGACCAAACCGTCTGGGTACATCACAATTCTGAAGGTTCACAGCCAGCAAAGAATTTAGACACTTTGTACACCCCTGTAATGTCacctttccaaagcaaaagcagTCTTTGTGACAAAGACAGAAGTCAAAGTAATAAAGAACAGCTTGGAAGGACTGTAAGCGACTGAGATGTCACAGTGAAGTCATCTGAGAGGGAAACATTCTACTTTGGAAAGGATATTATGCAGTATCTGTGCCTCTAACGCTGCCACAAGTAAACCACCCCCAACACGAACACCAGTGGGTGGTTTAAAGGCAAGCACGGGTACCCTGTactcaagtgactacaggggaCACATCCATTTTATtctttgtatatttgtatttGCTGCCAATAAGTCAGAAACacgcacagaggaaaaaaaattcaaaatataacTGAAATGCTTTAGCAGTTTTGCGAATTTTTGGTGTAATACCTGATCTAGGACTTCCTTGGGATTTTCGGCCTCTTTCTTGAGTTTGAGGAGCAAACCTTTTGGCGGGATCAAgatctgaaatatattttgcatgACAGTTGGTGACAATTCTTTTTGCTAAAACCTCCTTAAAAGCAACTGTTCTCTTTCCAGACTGATAAAAATATCAGCAGAGCCCTGGGGCTACGTCCCGTTTATTCTATTGCCACCCTCTTAATACTTATTGCTCATAGTTGCACTTTAAAATATTCACTCTTGGCCTTCTAACTACCCTCCagatataaaaaaaccacaatttttaCTTCTATTACAATAGTGTCTGGTACATTTAAGTAACAGCCCACTGTGTTCAGCGCTGCACAATGTAAGAGATCTCTGCTCTACTTAAAGAGCAGGATTACAAGGACAGACTCCTGGACCTGCACATATTTCCAGTCTAGCTGTTTTGCAGGGCTTCAGTAGTCTTCAAATATCAATACCACTGGTGAAGGAATCAATTTGACAGGTAAAGCGCCAAGAGTACCTTTGTGTACTGTTCAACCAGCTTAGTGAAGTAGTTAAAGAGACTGTGCTGGGGGCGAAGGAAGTCAAACTGGTAgttcctctgctctttctgcatcaGCTGGGTCAAGAACTGCCGCCCGTTGCGAGCCACAAACTGCGCCGTGAGCTTCACCACGTCCAAGTCAAAGGCCGAGATTGAGGGAGGATCCGCAATGAACTCGAACTCTGGAGGCGGCTCCTTAGGAACCACTGTCTCCTGGATCACCTGGGCCTGCACCTGCGGAGCAGAAGAGAGATGGCTCAGTgactgaagaaagaaattgttaCCAAAAACTTTGGAGAGCCCATTTTTCCATCAGCTGCTACGGGAAAAAAGCATCAGTCTAGGTATCCTGGCagctgcaaggaggaggaaaattagTACCACAGTATGTTTCTGGACATCTGTATTTAGgcctactgtaaaaaaaaaaccacattgctCCAACAGCTAACAAAACTGGAAACTATCAGGACTTTGCTATAATCCTCCGGGATTGTCAACACCACACAGCACGGCTGTTAGCCGTGCAAAGCATGGAAAAGACTCGGATTCAGTCAGTGCCCTCTTCCCATCCAGTACGTATAAAGGCACAACCAAACAGGACTAGCAACATTTTGTACTCCACATTTTAAGGGGAAGTTGATCCTtccaccagaaaaaaaggaaatgtttctacAAAACAGTAGACGCAACAAGCCCAAACTGAACTCCAAGGGATTCTTAAAGACTTGCAGGAGTCTTTAGCGCCCTAAACTTATACAGTCCGAGCCATCGCTAGTGTAAGCACCGTATCAGCCAATACACAACTAAACGTAATTAAAAAACACCAAGTAGAACAATATATTGGCTCTTTCACACACAACATTTGAGTCCCAGACACTAAACTGTAAGCCTCCCAATGCTGTCTTTTTTGCAAACGTAGAAATACCTCCTTTATTTGCCTTGTCTTTCAGACCTCCTCCTTAAGATCAGGATGTGACACAACCACTCGGAAGCCAAGTTTTTGAGCTGAGTGAAAAGGAACACTTACCTTCTGCGGAAGCTGCTGCTGAGCACTTTGCTGCTGTTGCATGACCTTGGGAATAGCAGCCGAGGGCTCCTGTGCTTTACCCTCCTTGAACTCGCTGACTTTGTGCCGGTAGTATGCATGGTAAGGATCGTTGGGGTTCAAGAAATTGAACTTAGGGTTATTTATTTCATTCTGACGAATTCGAGCTTCAAATTCTGGACCATTTCTGGtgagaaaaaagataaattgtttAGACGAACGGCTTCAAGTGAAGTGTACACGTCAGCCTCTTTCACAGTAAGATCTATTGATGCATCAGCCCCTCAGAAGACAATTTTCTCTCCCACATGGAAGGAGTTTACCTCTCTCAGAAACTCagacccaacgtagcagccagctGTACCAAGGCAAGTTAAAGGCATTTGTCCTAATTTAATCTATAACGCTTCACAGTGAATATTTAAGAGTTAAAAACTTTCACAAGTGTTCCACAATTTCATTTAGCTACGCCGAAACATAAAATGATTCACTGGATGACACCATTTATTGGATGAAGTTTACAAGTTACCTACTAGCAAATTTTATTTGCTCTATTAACAAGCTTTTAAGACTTTTCCCAGAAAGTTCACATATGGAAAAAAGTAGGTAACCACCAGCCTGTGCAGGGATTGACCACACCGGAGGGTTGCATTTAGGACAGCCCTAAGTTTTAGTTCAGGTAACACCCATTCCTCCTGTGCAAAACGTACAACCATTTATTTCAGGGTAGTTTGAGAGATTTAAGAGCTGCTGTAGCATGTTTCCCTTCATATTCTCTGGATGCCTCCAAGTCTTGTTTAGACACTCCGCCTCTTCCAAAAGGAGGCCTCTACAATACCAAAGGATAAACACAGCTCCTTCCTTATCCTCTGAGGAAACGAGCGCTCCTTGGCAGCGTTTTAGAGATGAGTTACACAATAAAGTGTCTTTGACTAGAGCAGCATTTAGTAATTGTCTTAAACCCACAGCAACAACCACCCCGTTTTAGCGAGGTGAAAGTATGCAGCTTTCAGCCTGCCTGGATGGCATGAAGGTGAAGAATTCGCGCAGCCAGCTGAGGGGTATTTACCTTCTGTGCTACTTGTACACTGCAGGaagagcaggatctggcccccTGAGACCTCACATGAAAGTAAGAGTGCCAGAAATACTTAAGGATTAAAAAACAACAGAGGAAGGTGGCCTACATAGCACTAACAGCTTGCACTTGCAGAATGATGACAGCAGGCAAATGGAAGACATCCAAATGAGTCAGATTTATTCAACTTTAAGACTCCTTCCCTAAATTTGACATCTATACTCATGCTAATCGATCTGCTACAgtcaacaggggaaaaaaaattccatacaCATCACGGGCAGCTCATGTCTCCTAAGAGAGGCTCAGACTGTGCTCTGGAGGAACCCACTTCTCTCCCTCTGGCTGTGAAGGGAGAGAGGACGGAAGTTTGGAGGAACACACACCGCAGCCGCTGGCTCACCAAGCTGTGCACAAGCGGGGATGGGACTTACCCTCAAGGCTCACCAAGCAAG
The Numenius arquata chromosome 16, bNumArq3.hap1.1, whole genome shotgun sequence DNA segment above includes these coding regions:
- the SF3A1 gene encoding splicing factor 3A subunit 1, coding for MPAGPVQAMPPAQPAPPAESKPPEEEPKEEAAPAKPVVGIIYPPPEVRNIVDKTASFVARNGPEFEARIRQNEINNPKFNFLNPNDPYHAYYRHKVSEFKEGKAQEPSAAIPKVMQQQQSAQQQLPQKVQAQVIQETVVPKEPPPEFEFIADPPSISAFDLDVVKLTAQFVARNGRQFLTQLMQKEQRNYQFDFLRPQHSLFNYFTKLVEQYTKILIPPKGLLLKLKKEAENPKEVLDQVYYRVEWAKFQERERKKEEEEKEKERVAYAQIDWHDFVVVETVDFQPNEQGNFPPPTTPEELGARILIQERYEKFGESEEVEMEVESDEEDEKQEKTDEPPAQLDQDTQVQDMDEGSDDEDEGQKVPPPPETPMPPPLPPTPDQVIVRKDYDPKASKPLPPAPAPDEYLVSPITGEKIPASKMQEHMRIGLLDPRWLEQRDRSIREKQSDDEVYAPGLDIESSLKQLAERRTDIFGVEETAIGKKIGEEEIQKPEEKVTWDGHSGSMARTQQAAQANITLQEQIEAIHKAKGLVPEDDSKEKIGPSKPNEMPQPPPPSSASNPPASAQPITSVPRPPTMPPPVRAAVVSAVPVMPRPPMTSVVRLPPGSVIATPMPPIIHTPRINVVPMPPSAPPIMTPRPPPMIVPTAFVPAPPVAPVPSPAPMPPVHPPPPMEDEPVSKKLKSEDSLIPEEEFLRRNKGPVTVKVQVPNMQDKTEWKLNGQVLVFTLPLSDQVSVIKVKIHEATGMPAGKQKLQYEGIFIKDSNSLAYYNMTSGSLIHLALKERGGRKK